The Channa argus isolate prfri chromosome 13, Channa argus male v1.0, whole genome shotgun sequence DNA window GAAGACATACAACTACTCAAGAACAGATTCAGGtaagaattatttttttgaagATGATATGTTACTATAAATCTCTTGCATGTTCCTACGCTTAGAAAAGATATGAAAACCACCAAAATGCCCCTGACTACATTTATACCAATGATCTTCCACTTGTGACTGAAAGAACAAGCTGTTTGTGCCAATGGTGAAATCCGCTAATGTTGATACTGtgcaatacaataaaacactaaCCAAACTCAATTCATTCGTTTTTCACTTAAACTAAAATATGCTTGAAATGTCTAGTCCTTACATAGTTCTATGTGTTTACTTTACAGTAAACTACTGCAAATTCGGTAATGTGTTATATTTTTGTACTGAAAGGGTTAAATAATCAAGTGACAGctgattattataaataaaaagtcataTGATGAACAAACTCAGCCAGTGCAGATGAAGGCTGCAGGGTGAAGATGGAGACAAAAAGAACAGAGATAAAAATAGAGATCTAATCTAGTGCTGACCATCTTGGCCTCTGAGTGGATGCTGTAGCCAGAGGGGGAGTTAGagccgctgctgctgcctccCAGAGGAGGACCAGGGATCCCAGGAATGTTGGGTACCATGCACACAGGTCGAGCCAGCTGGAGCCCAgagaaaatatacatatacacatgtaTTGATAACGTGAACAAACTTCCCGGctataaaactgaaatacaatataataacaCTACTGGTCTGTCTTACATTAATTACAGAGGGCATCTGTAGGGGACCAGGGAGCACGGGCACTGCCTGACCAGAGGAAAGCATCATCATAGGGTAATGGCTGGTTGGTGAactagaaaaacagaaggcagagAGATAACAAAAGTAGGAGGTTCAgccatgttagaaaaaatgACAACTAAGAAGATTATGTGATATAACAATTAGCAtgatacaggaaaaaaaaaaccacacctACATTTGTCATTACTAGTCCGAgctgaaatatttatataatgcaAGTCATAAACACaagatgataataaaaaaatatttaaaacataaccccccccccaccaaaagCATGACTAGACCAAGTTTATCGAGAACATACTTCTCTTACTGTAGCATGTAAAGAATATGAGTTAAGAGCTTAAATTGTACTTTATTGAAAGAGTCCGATCAGTGGTAAGAGTGAGAGGAAGCCAGCAAAAGAATAAGGTTGCTTCTGACTCACCCTAGAGTGCGATTGGAAGGTGGTGCCTGTGTGATAACGGAGGTTGGTGATGGCATGGTGGGTTGAAGGGCATCAAAGCCCAGGTGCAGTGGCAGGGAACCTGGACGCACGATAGTTGGGGTGGGAGCTGAACTCCTGGGTGGTGTGTCCTATTTTAATGATGTGGGAAGTTTAGATACACAGTTAAAACAGAGTTATTCTAAATAAAgacataatattgttttttgttttttttttaattacatctcaaaaaacaaacaagtaaatcTCTTCCtcaatatttaagtatttatgtCATACTGTAAGAGTCATATTTACATGTATCATAAACCACCCTATTCTCTATACACATGCAATCATCCACCTCCCTCTATTTGTTTCCTACCTTTCCTTTAACCAGTGGCTCTCCGTTGCTGTCCGACCTTCCAGAAATAGATTCTGGGCTGCCTGGTGGTGAGGAGTCAACCTCTACAGGTGCCTCCTCTTTCACCTTCACATCTGATGGCGTCTGCAGACTCATGTCCAAAGCCACAGAGTTGGGAGCTGGGAGCTGACAAGGAAAGAGGCATTGAGTAATAGAAATAGAGAGTAGGTTTAAAGTATTAACAAAAGATGATGTTCTCAAAGACTACAGTGCCTTAAAAGAAAGAAGTTGGTATTTACTATACTAACCAAACAACCTTACCAGACACAGCATTTTAAgtgcaataaaacacaataatatcATCTAAACAAACTGTTGCAATAGTTTACAGTATAATGATACACCAGGGGCACATTGCAGGCATTTCGGCACTACGTGAAAACTTGAAGCAGGAagtagaaaataatttttctcttCATGGGagtctgttttctttgtttcttacttgtggctatacacacaaacacagagaaaatgtcaTCTACCACACGCTTTCCTTACAGAGTTCTTGGCCcgtttttcatcatcatcttgtTCGAAGGAGCTGGCCAGCTCATTAAACAGACCAACCTCCTCACAGTTCTTTAGGAAACGGGTGGGAGTAGGTGTCTGGTCTGGCAAAAAGGAATGAAATGAGATAACTATTCAAAGTAATGCTTTCACACATAGTTCACAGTCAGCATTGAATATAGAAACCAATGttataagtgtgtgtttaaagctgcCTTTCTTGAGATGGTGTTGGAACATGTTCACGCAGAGTTGTGCTATAAAATCTTCATCTGTTACATATTCTCTGATCATTCAAAAAAGAAGAGCAAAGCTAAGTGTTTGTCTTGTAGAAAAACACTACCTGCAATAATGACAGAGTCGGTCCTTGGTGGTCCAAATTTCAGTGTCATTtcatgcttgtgtttgtgtacagccAAATGGTCCTCATTGGTAAACCTCTGGAATaagtgaacaacaacaacaaaaaaaaaaataggaaggAACGATACAATATGAATTGACCAGTCAGTATTTGTCTATTTGTCCTGGTGACCTTAAGAAATGTTCTGTAGTACAACAACCTAGATATCATAGTGTAGTAATTACAGACAGCCCAACACAccgtacacacacaaagaaaactgtAGTCTATGTGGTGTTGTGGATATCAAATGGAGGTGTAAAAGCCAATGACCACTGACCAGAAGGTATTATATCTAAATCATTTTATATCAAGTTCAAAATAGATGCTGCAATGTGTTTTACAGAGGAGAGCTAAATGTTGTTAGGTATGTTGGCGTGTAAACATGTTAATATTATAAATTGTATTTCAGTATAGCTCTACATTATTCTGAATTTTGTACCAGGCTCCCAGGCTATAGGAGATCTGGCCTTTAGAAAAGAGCACCAACAGCCATGCTCTGAGAAAGAGCACTTCTTTGGAGAAGTGGCAAGGAGAATCATTCAGAGATGTGGGAGGAATCATCTGGGCCCTGGCACAAGCCTATTCACCATTCGTTGCAGCTTATTTTAGAGTGCTGCGTTGCAGTTGCAAGTTCAGTCGTGAGAGTGAAGTGGAAACACAGTCAAGTGTCAGGAGACTTATTTTTAGCCCTAACCAGCAGCATCACCAATACATGTCTCATTTGTCTCTTTCCTCTGAACAAGGTGGCTGGGCCTTGTAGACGAAACTACCTACACCTTATATCCCTGTATAAGATACTGGCAGCTAGGATTACCCCACCACACAAAGTAAATACTGGGCACCATAAAATcttgttattattaatgttgttgttgttgttgttgttgttgttgtttttggtagTGGTGGTAAAAGGTAAAACTCTGAGCAAACCCAGAAGTCAATCATCCTTGTTTTATTATGGGCATGATTCAGATTGTCCTGGTAGGTGACTGTTGTTTATAAAGGGCAGCAGTAAAACTGCATTTGGACATAGCATACTTGTGACATAAAAGATGTTCTGCACAAATAAATACCATCATAGACTTTATTAAAGGCCAGTAAAACTTTTATAAATGACAGCACAAATCTAGATTTAATAACAATTTTGTATAATGACACCTAAGAAACTAAAGTGTATTTATAGCACAGTTTATTTAAGTTGAGTACAAAAAGCGTGTTATCAAATGGTCAAATTTActgttatttacaattttacccATATTTTACTTCTTATTTTGCTAGCTTTATTTTGACATTACAAATGGGTCAAAATGACCCATTTACAAATGACCCATTTGTGCCTCTAACGTGAAAGCAGTAGCCTAAAATGACAAACCTGCAGAgatctttattgttttgtttttggttgttgtaaCAGAGCCCAAAGAAGAGCTAAAACAGAAAGGGTCAGAAACATGAGTCCAAATCAATATATTCAATATCAGAAAATTTAGAAACAAACTATTTCTATTCCTCATGATAAAGTGGTGCTTTGATGCCAAAAATACTCCCAAACATGTAGCACTGTCACACTGTTCTACGATCGGAGTTCTGTTTATACAACAGTTTCGCACTCAAACAAAGCTGGAGAGTATACCACAGCTGTAGATCTACACAGTTACCTACCATAGCTTTGCCTGAAAAAGTTTTCATATGATTTTGTTGCTTTGAATGTCAACTACATAATACATTATAATGAAATATGCAGTATTTACATCACAGcggaaaatttaaatgttttttctatcaGAAAACAGGTCCCCAGCTGTCCATAATGTTCTGAGATGAAAATAACCAAACAAatcatcttttatttatcttgCAAGCATGTTTAACTACTTTTCATGACTGTTGTTCAAACCACAAGCCCTGTGAACAACAGATCACTACTGATCAGAGAACAGACACGAGTTTATGAATCACAATCACCTAACCACATAAACACTTCCTTCCTTTAGACCCCAGGATTGATAATCCACCACTCGTTTTAAAGATATCACACCCAACTGAATGCAGCATCAGACAGCTAATTGAGTACAATATCAGACATCCTATTTCCTGCGTTAAATAGTCATGAACCCTAGAATTCACTtctttcagtttgctgttttatcAGCCCAAGCCCAGACAATCACCATGTTACAGACATGTGAGTGCACTATTGGCGCTCAGCTGAGTCACTGCTACAGTTCAAACCTGTGTCTGCAGGCGCTAGAAGTCAACAGTGACAGGTTGAAACAATAACTGTGCTCCGATTACTCACTGGAGCTTCAAGTGAGTCATTGCTAGAGGAGACATAGCATTGTCTAACATGGCAGCATGCTAGCTAGAATGCCAGTACCAGTGTAATGACCGTGAGTATTGCATAAATCACCGTAGGTCAACTCACTCTAGCAATGGGAATAAGTGTGTTGGCAGGGATTTAAGGCTGAAGGGTAAGTTCTCTTATTTTACACAAGTACaagaccttttttcttttagaaatgaAATACGTTTAATCATAAGGATCATAAGATTGAAAGGAAGGAGAAAACTTACCTGTCCACAGCCAGGAGCACTGCACACAAAAGGTCGGTCGTCCCCCATTTTTGCAAAGAGCTTGCAATGTAACTGTGGGAGAGGAGAAGAAGTGAACATTGCTTCTGTCTTGGTTTGTCTACTTGCAAATCctgaaagcaacaaaacagGGATGCTGTGGCTTATAGTCTTTAGTCTGAGCAGGAAGGcaaattctatttaaaaataacccTGGCAAAGAGGAAAACACGCACAGAGGCAGCGAGACGAAGTTTCCCTGGTGATACTTCCTTCACACAGGGGGGCTTTCTGTTGGCCAATGAGGAACTGCTTACAAGAGAGGATGACAGCTACCATTTACACAAAGACATCTCACTCTCCTTCTGCCTCTGTCTCAATATCCCTCACTTCCAAGCCCTCCTTCTCTTTTTACCACTCCCTCTCTTCACCTCTCCAGCACCACCCAGCCTTTTCCCTTCATGTACCCCTCATTCAGTCAATCCCCCTTCGTAGTGCAGCTGTTTCTCTGTGCACAGTCTGTTTCATTGCCATCAACTTTCTGAGAACTTTTTCCACATACATATCTCTAAATGGTATCATTTACATATACCTGAGATGTCTTTTCTAAAGATATATTATGTCACTTTTCCCCTAGTATTTTAGTATAAATATGTTCTAAAACCTATCTCAAAGAATAACTTCTGTCATTATCTAAATTACTGTATTGTCCACAGGCACCATACAGGTGCTAAATCATCTAATCTTCTCTATTAATGTTTAGTTAACAAATAAGAACATATTAGCAAGACACACTGCGCCACTGGGGGACATACATCTTCATTCTGAAAACCAATGACTTTATATTTACAAGCCTTGCCCCATATGCTCAAAATTAGCATTTCTGTGTAACACAACCAGTCAATGTGCAAGTGTGACATTAATGGTGGAATTATGGAGACACAGTTTAAACAGTATTTCATGTCATTATGTAAAGACATGCGTCTAACTGACAACAAAAATGTTGGTCTGTAGCACAGAAGATAATCCATACTTCCGACTGACAAATTAGTGCCGTTGAAGCCTGTTGTGTCGCAGAATTATTGAACAGCACTGCCAGCATTGCAGAGATACTCACTTCTGCAGGTTTTCAAGCAAGGATTGCCACTGTGGCCAACCTTAGAATGTTAACAATTTCAGCCTGATTGACGATGCTTGCTTCTCATTTAATACAATTTCATAAAACTAATGATATGAATGATTTTTATAGAACTaacaataaacactgaaagTGAGGGCTGGGTGGAGAGGATAGATTTTAAGTGTCTTGCTAGCCTTAGTAGCATATTGTATCCTTAGGTGACTAGTGGAGTGATTAATGATCACCAAATacttctaataaaaaaaaaatcaaataacgTTTTTACTAAGGTGGCTGACATGGAGAGCCGCACTTAATCATCAGgtaatcaattaatcaatggTATAAAAAACTATTGGGGGAAACTACGAACATAAAATTGTCATATTAAATTGATTATATTTAGGTTTTGGActcttcatttgaaaaaagaagatTTTTAGAGATGTTATTGGATGAAACAATTAGAAGACCGAAAAAATACATATGGGGAGGCATTTCACTTCAGACTAAAGCCACAATGAGACTTAAACTATAATTGAAACTATTGTATTGTAGAAAGCCCAGTGGTAGTAAAGTAGTTTGTGCtgtcgcctcacagctagaagatccctggttcaaatccccaGCTGGcttctgcatttctgtgtggagtttggatgttctcagcatgtttgtgtgggtttctctGGGTCTCTGGGTATTAAGGGTTCCTTACACAGTCCAAAGATGAGCATGTTAAGTTAACTGATTACTTTAATTTGCCCAAAAGAGTAATAATGAACTTGGCTGAGAGTATGCTTggctgtctgtgttggccctgagatagaatgTGACCTGTCCCGGGTGTACCCTGCCTTTTGCCCAACAACAGCTGGGATAATCTCCCCcctgaccctgaacaggataagcagttagagataatgaatggatggacaaTATGTATGTAGAAGTCACAATTTACTCACCGAAAACGGCaatcaaataaacatattttaaattatgtccATCCTATGTTCTAATTACATAATATGGATAATTTTGTTGGTGTACTATTAACACAACTAAAGTATTTGGTAAATATTTGTAAACACAGAGACTACcaaacaaatactgcatccCTCTCTTCTTGAGTAATGCCATTGTCAAGAGTTAAATGTGCACATGCTTCTGTTTGGCTTCTTCTCCTGTTGTGCCTGAAGCTAATGGAACATTATCAATTGTCTCTGCAGAGGAGAATAACTCCTGACATACCCCCCCTTGCCTCAACCTCATTCCCAACTCTACAAAACCACCTCACCATGCACTGCTCTGAGCAGGTGAACAGCGCTTCATCTTGAGAGAAACCGAGAAGTTTAGAAAAATAACTTAGTCGTTAAATTTAAATCAGGGAACTGGAGGGTTGGCGATGAACAATCACAATAATGTTTTAACATTCACAACCGTTCCAAAGTGACGTCTGGCAACTATTACACAACAATTTCCCACTGAAAGTGCAGCAGTAAGTAACATGCATTAAAATCATGCTATAAAAACAGATAAGACTCCTTTCAATGAACAAAAGCTACTGACAAGTGTATTATTCAATAAGGTTCCTCAAATAATGCCATGCAGCCTTAATGATTTAAAACTAACCTTTAAAATTGACAGTGTCTTTTGTTATGCTCATGAACTTTTACTTTGACTAAAACAATGTACCATAAGAGCCTCTGTACTTCTGTGGTGATTTTAACTgtgttgattttgttgtttattcaCATTTGTTAACATCTGCTGCTCCGTTATCCAACTTAAAATGCACAACTATTACACAAGCTGTAAAAGAAGTTAAACCTGTTTAGTATATCAATATTACAATGTTACTGGTCCCATTAACCTCTGTTGTACCTACACAGGTTGAGCATGTAGGCTAACATTATGAGTGGGACAGATTATTCATTAAGTTGGCAAGGCATAAATGTCTGAAACTCTTCCCAATGCTGAAGTCAGTATATTTTCCTCCCTCTACAGAAGACAGCTGCCTGTGAGCCAACACATGATTACTGAAGCCTTGCGCTGGAATACAACATGCTCCCGTGACACTGGGCCTGTAACTGGCCTaactgttccctttcaggtctACGTCTTTACGGCAAAGAGGTCTGCAAAAGCCCCTTTCCTCCTTGTGCAGATCAAACTGATGATTAAGCAGAGCAGTCTGATGTTTTGCAGACCTCCCATCCTCTGGAGAGAGACAACAGGTAAGTGCGAGAGCCCTCACAAAGTGCTTCCAATCTTCTAAGTCTATTTGAGCAGAGATGTGTCAGCAAGCAAGATACTCTGTGTAGCTCGTTATACCAAGGGTGTGGACTATGTGGAGAAATGAACGCATCTGGCGTTAGGAGTGGGAACAGATCTCAGAGTTTACATCTTACTAAA harbors:
- the atf7a gene encoding cyclic AMP-dependent transcription factor ATF-7a isoform X2, which produces MGDDRPFVCSAPGCGQRFTNEDHLAVHKHKHEMTLKFGPPRTDSVIIADQTPTPTRFLKNCEEVGLFNELASSFEQDDDEKRAKNSLPAPNSVALDMSLQTPSDVKVKEEAPVEVDSSPPGSPESISGRSDSNGEPLVKGKDTPPRSSAPTPTIVRPGSLPLHLGFDALQPTMPSPTSVITQAPPSNRTLGSPTSHYPMMMLSSGQAVPVLPGPLQMPSVINLARPVCMVPNIPGIPGPPLGGSSSGSNSPSGYSIHSEAKMRLKAALSHQSPSGQSMGIMAMGSSPMVPQKAEQNQLLVQQSDAPSPAQPQVSPAQPTGGRRRRTLDDDPDERRQRFLERNRAAASRCRQKRKLWVSSLEKKAEELSTLNVSLSNEVSLLRNEVAHLKQLLLAHKDCPVTTLQKKTAYLAAEESMKDTSEPTGSPAPVIQHSSLAHSPSAGQNGLSSRAAAEAMAMSVLAGMGQQQRAESGPSHIIMAVQSQSAAR
- the atf7a gene encoding cyclic AMP-dependent transcription factor ATF-7a isoform X3; the protein is MSSHYADVTLQALCKNGGRPTFCVQCSWLWTDQTPTPTRFLKNCEEVGLFNELASSFEQDDDEKRAKNSLPAPNSVALDMSLQTPSDVKVKEEAPVEVDSSPPGSPESISGRSDSNGEPLVKGKDTPPRSSAPTPTIVRPGSLPLHLGFDALQPTMPSPTSVITQAPPSNRTLGSPTSHYPMMMLSSGQAVPVLPGPLQMPSVINLARPVCMVPNIPGIPGPPLGGSSSGSNSPSGYSIHSEAKMRLKAALSHQSPSGQSMGIMAMGSSPMVPQKAEQNQLLVQQSDAPSPAQPQVSPAQPTGGRRRRTLDDDPDERRQRFLERNRAAASRCRQKRKLWVSSLEKKAEELSTLNVSLSNEVSLLRNEVAHLKQLLLAHKDCPVTTLQKKTAYLAAEESMKDTSEPTGSPAPVIQHSSLAHSPSAGQNGLSSRAAAEAMAMSVLAGMGQQQRAESGPSHIIMAVQSQSAAR
- the atf7a gene encoding cyclic AMP-dependent transcription factor ATF-7a isoform X4; this encodes MTLKFGPPRTDSVIIADQTPTPTRFLKNCEEVGLFNELASSFEQDDDEKRAKNSLPAPNSVALDMSLQTPSDVKVKEEAPVEVDSSPPGSPESISGRSDSNGEPLVKGKDTPPRSSAPTPTIVRPGSLPLHLGFDALQPTMPSPTSVITQAPPSNRTLGSPTSHYPMMMLSSGQAVPVLPGPLQMPSVINLARPVCMVPNIPGIPGPPLGGSSSGSNSPSGYSIHSEAKMRLKAALSHQSPSGQSMGIMAMGSSPMVPQKAEQNQLLVQQSDAPSPAQPQVSPAQPTGGRRRRTLDDDPDERRQRFLERNRAAASRCRQKRKLWVSSLEKKAEELSTLNVSLSNEVSLLRNEVAHLKQLLLAHKDCPVTTLQKKTAYLAAEESMKDTSEPTGSPAPVIQHSSLAHSPSAGQNGLSSRAAAEAMAMSVLAGMGQQQRAESGPSHIIMAVQSQSAAR
- the atf7a gene encoding cyclic AMP-dependent transcription factor ATF-7a isoform X1, which produces MFTSSPLPQLHCKLFAKMGDDRPFVCSAPGCGQRFTNEDHLAVHKHKHEMTLKFGPPRTDSVIIADQTPTPTRFLKNCEEVGLFNELASSFEQDDDEKRAKNSLPAPNSVALDMSLQTPSDVKVKEEAPVEVDSSPPGSPESISGRSDSNGEPLVKGKDTPPRSSAPTPTIVRPGSLPLHLGFDALQPTMPSPTSVITQAPPSNRTLGSPTSHYPMMMLSSGQAVPVLPGPLQMPSVINLARPVCMVPNIPGIPGPPLGGSSSGSNSPSGYSIHSEAKMRLKAALSHQSPSGQSMGIMAMGSSPMVPQKAEQNQLLVQQSDAPSPAQPQVSPAQPTGGRRRRTLDDDPDERRQRFLERNRAAASRCRQKRKLWVSSLEKKAEELSTLNVSLSNEVSLLRNEVAHLKQLLLAHKDCPVTTLQKKTAYLAAEESMKDTSEPTGSPAPVIQHSSLAHSPSAGQNGLSSRAAAEAMAMSVLAGMGQQQRAESGPSHIIMAVQSQSAAR